A window of the Henckelia pumila isolate YLH828 chromosome 3, ASM3356847v2, whole genome shotgun sequence genome harbors these coding sequences:
- the LOC140889365 gene encoding uncharacterized protein: MEKIGDLAYRLALPSSLSGIHDVFHVSMLRKYQPDKSYILQPDEAELDETLRYFDQPIQILDRKEKQLQMKTIPLVKIQWNFKLQELTKQEGLQYVEFEGLKGSNFAVKNQSTRLPKVVLGLPKVEFSKDKVCTACQLARMPQQNGIAERRNRTLKEAARTMIADSDISQKFLAEATHLTALDVRSDAGLFLQYSSVSKAYRAFNTKSLTVEESVHIVFDETYVTNESPSLNDLSNRIKDSKLDTDDEEEIQIRRNREIQCEPDQIEEQRPEEQPIDNEIPTNTEHHDVQDQQENTDHLGPYYRWSKTHLPSLVIGNPSAPLRTRGQMINELMHAAFISNIDTKKVEESLLDSNWIEAMQDELNQFERNSVWHLVPRPSDKSIIGTRWGYIQEEGIDFDETFAPVARLEAIRIFLSYASFKDFKVFQMDVKSGFINGLLQEEVFVEQPPGFKSQAYPDHVFKLDKALYG, from the exons atggagaagataggcgatctagcttatcgacttgcATTGCCgtcatctttatctggtatccacgatgtatttcatgtatcgatgcttcggaAGTATCAACCTGATAAATCTTATATCttgcaacctgatgaagctgagttggatgaaacTCTTAGATACTTTGACCAACCGATTCAGATACTTGATAGGAAGGAAAAACAACTCCAaatgaagaccattccattggtgaagattcaatgga attttaagCTGCAAGAACTGACAAAACAAGAAG GACTTCAATATGtcgaatttgaagggttgaaaggatcaaattttgctgtcaaaaaccAGAGCACAAGACTACCCAAAGttgtgctcg GTCTGCCTAAAGTAgagttttcaaaagataaagTTTGTACTGCCTGTCAACTAG CTAGAatgccacaacaaaatggtattGCAGAAAGGAGGAATAGAACTCTAAAGGAAGCTGCTAGAacaatgattgctgattcagaTATTTCTCAAAAGTTTTTGGCAGAAGCT actCATCTGACTGCACTTGATGTCAGATCAGATGCTGGTTTGTTTCTCCAATATTCATCAGTTAGTAAAGCTTATAGAGCATTCAATACTAAATCTCTaacagttgaagaatcagttcacattgtttttgatgaaacatATGTCACTAATGAATCTCCAAGCTTAAATGATCTTAGTAACAGAATAAAAGATTCAAAGCTTGACacagatgatgaagaagagatcCAGATCAGACGAAATAGAGAAATTCAATGTGAACCAGATCAGATTGAAGAACAGAGACCAGAAGAACAACCAATTGACAATGAGATTCCAACAAACACAGAACATCACGATGTTCAAGACCAACAAGAAAACACAGATCATCTTGGTCCATATTACAGATGGTCCAAGACTCATCTACCAAGTTTGGTAATAGGTAATCCATCTGCACCTTTGAGAACCAGAGGTCAGATGATTAATGAGTTAATGCATGCTGCTTTTATTTCTAATATAGATACTAAGAAAGTAGAAGAATCTCTTCTTGACAGTAACTGGATAGaggctatgcaagatgaattgaaccaatttgaaagaaactctgtcTGGCATTTAGTTCCTAGACCCTCAGATAAATCTATAATAGGAACTAGAtgg GGTTACATACAAGAAGAAGGTATtgactttgatgaaacctttgctcctgtagctaGACTTGAAGCTATTAGAATATTTCTTTCTTATGCATCTTTCAAGGATTTTAAAGTatttcagatggatgttaagagtggaTTTATCAATGGTCTTCTTCAAGAAGAAGTGTTTGTTGAACAACCCCCAGGATTCAAAAGTCAAGCTTATCCAGATCATGTGTTCAAGCTagataaagctctttatgg ATAA
- the LOC140889366 gene encoding uncharacterized protein, with product MGDMTATPMETLLKRFQSFKPPTLKGTENSVECESWVEDIEDLFESLDYADDRRVKLVIHQLHEVAKVWWISTQRSLEHRGTVITWDVFKTAFYQRFFPISYRKEKGAKFASLQQGQLNIEQYVAKFTNLLKFAPHIADSDEAQADHFINGLNPDVFTLVNAG from the coding sequence ATGGGGGATATGactgctactccgatggaaactCTGTTGAAACGCTTTCAGTCGTTTAAACCACCAACACTGAAAGGAACTGAGAACTCTGTGGAATGTGAGAGTTGGGTCGAGGATATTGAAGATTTGTTTGAATCCCTTGACTATGCTGACGATCGTCGAGTCAAACTTGTTATACACCAACTACATGAAGTTGCCAAAGTTTGGTGGATATCAACACAAAGATCACTAGAGCATCGAGGTACGGTGATTACATGGGATGtttttaaaactgctttctatcaacgaTTCTTCCCAATATCTTATAGGAAGGAGAAAGGAGCAAAATTTGCTAGCTTGCAGCAAGGGCAACTGAATATTGAACAATATGTTGCTAAATTCACAAATTTGCTGAAGTTTGCTCCCCATATAGCAgacagtgatgaagctcaagctgaCCACTTCATTAATGGGTTGAATCCAGATGTTTTTACTCTCGTGAATGCGGGATGA